From Thermococcus sp., the proteins below share one genomic window:
- a CDS encoding site-2 protease family protein: MPRGIYECLNCGYREERDSSEPILEGSCPRCGGDMILVGYSFDSKGGISLTSPEDVTSALPPEVEAKLRTFYDLDFAGFDGKVFIFEVREILEPNFEKVLREVERFGYWCALKKRDGKVLLFVFPAGEVKPDNRWLPWVFLLATIATTLFAGYMLALNYISVLDYYHLPGMRDPYLIALSFSVSVMAILGTHELGHKIAAAYHGVRATMPYFIPFPFSLIGTLGAVIRVKSPLPTRDAAIDLGVSGPIAGFLVAIPVTAIGIKLSVIVPSSSLPSSEGGIYFGTNLLFELLTKVVLHVPEDYVVFLHPIAMAGWVGLLVTFLNLIPVAQLDGGHILRAFISEKTHRIITYATAFVLFGMSYLWSGWFIWGLLVLLIGSAGNPGALDEVSPVSKKRIALAVIAAVIFILTATPRPMWTT; encoded by the coding sequence ATGCCGAGGGGAATCTACGAATGCCTTAACTGCGGTTACCGCGAGGAGAGGGACTCCAGTGAACCCATTCTTGAAGGTTCCTGTCCTCGATGCGGCGGCGACATGATTCTTGTTGGCTATTCCTTCGATTCAAAAGGCGGAATTAGTTTAACGTCCCCAGAGGACGTAACGTCTGCTTTGCCCCCCGAGGTTGAAGCCAAGTTGAGGACTTTCTATGACCTCGATTTCGCGGGTTTTGATGGGAAGGTTTTTATCTTCGAGGTCAGGGAAATCCTGGAACCCAACTTTGAGAAAGTCCTCCGTGAGGTAGAGAGATTTGGCTACTGGTGTGCCCTTAAGAAGCGGGATGGTAAGGTTTTACTCTTTGTATTTCCCGCAGGAGAAGTGAAGCCGGACAATAGATGGCTCCCTTGGGTTTTCCTGCTCGCCACTATAGCCACGACCCTCTTTGCCGGTTACATGCTGGCCCTGAACTACATCTCGGTTCTTGACTACTACCATCTCCCCGGGATGAGGGACCCCTACCTGATAGCCCTTTCGTTTTCGGTTAGTGTTATGGCAATTCTTGGAACCCACGAGCTCGGGCACAAGATAGCGGCCGCTTACCATGGTGTCCGCGCTACGATGCCGTACTTCATACCCTTTCCCTTTAGCCTAATTGGAACCCTTGGCGCTGTAATCCGGGTTAAGTCTCCCCTTCCCACGAGAGACGCGGCGATAGACTTAGGTGTGAGCGGACCGATTGCGGGATTTCTGGTGGCTATTCCGGTGACAGCTATAGGAATTAAGCTCTCCGTGATTGTCCCATCAAGCTCGCTTCCCAGTTCGGAGGGAGGAATATACTTTGGGACGAACCTGCTCTTTGAACTTCTAACGAAGGTTGTACTCCACGTTCCTGAGGACTACGTTGTGTTCCTCCACCCGATTGCCATGGCCGGCTGGGTTGGACTGCTTGTAACCTTCCTGAACCTAATTCCCGTTGCCCAGCTCGACGGCGGCCATATTCTGAGGGCCTTCATCAGTGAGAAAACTCACAGGATAATAACCTATGCAACGGCCTTCGTTCTATTTGGGATGAGCTACCTCTGGAGCGGCTGGTTTATATGGGGTCTCCTGGTGTTGTTGATTGGCTCCGCAGGCAATCCTGGGGCGTTGGATGAAGTTTCACCGGTGTCAAAGAAGAGAATAGCTCTGGCCGTAATTGCGGCGGTTATCTTCATTCTCACGGCGACACCAAGACCAATGTGGACTACTTAG
- a CDS encoding class III signal peptide-containing protein, with protein sequence MMRKAQGAIEYLFMIAAALVIILIVVRQLQNRGKTASSTANTAETSINNTLNSMLSG encoded by the coding sequence ATGATGAGGAAGGCCCAGGGTGCAATTGAGTACCTCTTCATGATTGCCGCGGCGCTGGTTATAATCCTGATAGTTGTCAGGCAACTGCAGAACAGGGGTAAGACGGCTTCATCAACTGCCAACACAGCCGAGACTTCAATAAACAACACCCTTAACAGCATGCTCAGTGGATGA
- a CDS encoding glycosyltransferase family 39 protein, translating into MRKFSFYLLLICFLTLIIRFPLLPVMNSYVDYDEGTYLLIARLINHGVLPYRDIFAVHPPLYYYTLAGWLRLFGDNYIVGRAFSLFLGLISVFLAYLTGRELTGEKLGLAFAFLIAMDPLAIKVNTLVLHESMIEFFTLLSLWFLAKYLNEKRRLYAYLTIIIASIGTSTKFTMIPYLLAVFVFLVLYESEELRNLILSGTKVLTRRQSYIIPLTYLLWTMISMAAITLYPQEVTRIIASVPGIHPITKVGHVYTCILFLFLWVFLTVYVINIKYLQPLQHALKELKGVINYGAVLISLVIISKALIEVPLGVLVSPDYVYQTYIAQSSRGYPFVGIFWIIGNILSNIQKSSLELLAYYAPLIVLVATVLIIKAFGNKIKFSEPLKALFFLNVIFYLIAVPIIPNPRFIYPLLLVSYLYLLSGVVEIKQLEIKILGITMTLILLLTLINVGIAYNYPKGALRIACAPHTKELRNDLSNYVHKEALNGTYLSINPMDAYYLKLKVVPYMVDTFGLGYLRKYNLVNIAREYSPDYVIYDTWMFNMMKNKPLQRVYGLLFNYTLQNGTLLFGESLKDGEIIALFSFKKPTYPWRVNLHRVSLYVYYNMTKININFNLSPQLLKLFRNNNESSLYNILAITNNKTIHGEIVLSNNSINVSLPANVISTITISKGIILHEGVPIDRGSVNNVILCTPKICFLFTGKIDVSENKILVRGPFQIMVQKKV; encoded by the coding sequence ATGAGGAAGTTCTCATTTTACCTGCTACTGATATGTTTTTTGACATTAATAATTAGATTTCCTCTTCTACCCGTTATGAACTCATATGTTGATTATGATGAAGGTACGTATCTTCTTATCGCCCGCCTCATCAACCATGGAGTTCTCCCCTACAGGGACATTTTTGCAGTCCATCCCCCCCTCTACTACTACACCTTAGCCGGCTGGCTGAGACTTTTCGGCGATAACTATATAGTAGGCCGTGCTTTCTCGCTTTTCCTTGGATTAATATCAGTTTTTCTAGCTTATCTCACGGGAAGGGAATTAACCGGTGAAAAACTCGGGCTGGCGTTCGCATTTCTTATAGCAATGGACCCTCTGGCCATTAAGGTAAACACCCTCGTTCTTCACGAGAGCATGATTGAGTTCTTCACACTCCTCTCCCTCTGGTTCCTCGCAAAATATCTTAACGAGAAAAGAAGGTTATACGCATATCTAACAATAATCATTGCATCTATTGGAACATCCACTAAATTTACTATGATACCTTACCTTCTTGCAGTTTTCGTGTTCTTGGTTCTCTACGAGTCCGAGGAGTTGAGAAACCTGATATTGTCAGGAACAAAAGTTCTAACCCGTCGGCAATCGTATATCATCCCTCTCACCTATCTGCTCTGGACGATGATCTCTATGGCAGCAATCACGCTTTATCCCCAGGAAGTAACTAGGATAATCGCCAGTGTCCCAGGAATACACCCCATAACAAAGGTCGGCCACGTATATACGTGTATCCTTTTTCTTTTCCTCTGGGTGTTTTTAACTGTTTATGTAATCAACATCAAATATCTTCAACCTCTCCAACACGCGCTCAAGGAACTTAAGGGAGTCATTAATTATGGAGCGGTATTAATTTCCCTCGTGATTATATCAAAGGCTTTAATAGAGGTTCCACTTGGTGTTCTGGTTTCTCCTGACTATGTGTATCAAACTTACATAGCGCAAAGCAGCAGGGGGTATCCCTTCGTCGGAATTTTCTGGATTATAGGAAACATTTTGTCCAATATTCAAAAATCTTCCCTCGAACTTCTTGCTTACTATGCCCCCCTTATTGTTTTGGTTGCAACAGTCCTAATCATTAAAGCTTTTGGAAACAAAATTAAGTTTTCCGAGCCTCTCAAAGCCCTTTTCTTCCTGAACGTGATATTCTACCTGATTGCAGTCCCCATAATTCCCAATCCAAGATTCATATATCCCCTGTTATTAGTCTCCTATTTGTATCTCCTCTCAGGGGTTGTTGAAATCAAACAACTAGAGATAAAGATTCTTGGCATCACCATGACCCTAATTCTCCTCCTCACACTGATTAACGTAGGGATTGCTTATAACTACCCAAAGGGAGCCCTCAGGATAGCCTGTGCTCCCCACACCAAAGAGCTCAGAAATGACTTATCAAACTACGTCCACAAAGAAGCGTTAAATGGCACATACCTTTCGATTAACCCTATGGACGCGTATTATCTGAAACTCAAAGTTGTTCCATATATGGTCGATACCTTTGGACTAGGATACCTTAGGAAGTACAACTTAGTAAATATAGCCAGAGAGTACTCTCCCGATTATGTGATTTATGATACTTGGATGTTCAATATGATGAAAAACAAGCCCCTCCAACGGGTATATGGGTTATTGTTTAATTACACCCTCCAAAATGGTACTCTGTTATTTGGAGAGTCCTTAAAAGATGGGGAAATTATCGCTTTATTTTCCTTTAAAAAACCTACTTATCCATGGAGAGTCAACCTCCACAGGGTTTCTCTCTATGTTTATTACAATATGACCAAAATTAATATTAATTTTAATTTATCCCCCCAACTTTTAAAGCTTTTTAGAAATAATAATGAGTCTAGTTTGTACAATATATTAGCCATTACAAACAACAAAACAATCCACGGGGAAATTGTTCTCAGTAATAACTCAATCAATGTATCTCTTCCTGCAAATGTTATATCAACGATTACAATCTCTAAAGGTATTATATTACATGAAGGAGTCCCAATTGATAGAGGTTCTGTGAATAACGTAATTCTCTGCACCCCGAAAATATGTTTCCTCTTTACAGGAAAAATTGATGTCTCAGAAAATAAAATTCTAGTAAGAGGTCCTTTTCAAATCATGGTTCAGAAGAAAGTATAG
- a CDS encoding DUF6541 family protein, producing the protein MMRITMDKILKLMSWSLLTIVVIFLANYLNNPYLGFFIPFILGFNLLIFLTKSRIPFSMLFTLSPALGLSVLVIGAYVSSDFNIPLHTYYWGYTLFVALTSLLLGAKIHSKLSLDFKETFTILLSALLLVTVHYFAYTYPTDNVDNYFHATKILYMLKSDSMFPMDAPSFSVVYYPGGYHSLAGYLVKITSSSIPSVMLAIRTLAWLLFVFGVYFFARIWFDSKIAMYSIIAIISTNIVHYYLLVYVEPNFIGFYFFLVMLTLTFSYINDNELRRGIIFYKILGVIIGTASIFFHPYSFQNYVLVITVYIVLKTGLKTSKLLQRSVGETIFVYLIIPLLFYAVLNPYFTEILVRGIEAKGAYFFNVSTSHDNWTFFKFMWKWATIRNNNYAEVLFIILGFTYYLLKKSSKKPEILSIYIFILFVVLLNIDKLTLNMPIPFYSAAAMERQFLWTVPLFPVLVGTGMGSLSLLLNYFRSSLKNKLVRGISVFIYTLIIASFFLIPAYGTARDIVSAEANFYVTPDVIEDFNWISTHYSSTSILGSCHSDSSPWLPFFEGTNYTLLSEPYFRKCHIGSKTIERFVEEVLSKNKTLPNTLAFIDTNAPSLNPLEFAKRYSLLRINGNDWIFDLSSHNLSKNEKVILDNLRLCSSTLPGDVYKFGKYYVWGFTKKYFYVEYFAFNGLYVAWLSGKTGIIAFNPCKNYDKIYLTLFASTKMEINVSINGKRVLTQELNRGLNVVKISAIIQKNSLNTIEITKSLGVLMVYRIKMG; encoded by the coding sequence ATGATGAGGATCACTATGGATAAAATACTAAAGCTCATGTCGTGGAGTCTTTTAACAATTGTTGTTATTTTTTTGGCAAATTATTTGAACAATCCATACTTGGGATTTTTCATTCCTTTTATCCTTGGCTTTAATCTTTTGATATTCTTGACGAAATCTAGAATTCCGTTTAGCATGCTTTTTACACTCTCTCCTGCATTGGGCCTTTCCGTTCTTGTTATCGGAGCTTATGTTAGTAGTGATTTTAATATTCCCCTTCATACATATTACTGGGGATATACTCTTTTTGTTGCCCTTACCTCGCTACTTCTGGGAGCTAAGATACATTCAAAGTTATCACTTGACTTTAAGGAGACATTTACTATTCTTCTTTCAGCACTTCTTTTGGTAACTGTCCATTATTTCGCATATACTTATCCTACTGATAATGTTGATAACTATTTTCATGCAACGAAAATACTGTATATGCTTAAATCTGATTCAATGTTCCCAATGGATGCTCCTTCCTTTAGTGTGGTCTATTACCCGGGGGGATACCATTCTCTAGCGGGTTATTTGGTGAAAATTACTAGCTCATCAATACCAAGTGTTATGCTTGCCATACGAACTCTGGCGTGGTTATTGTTTGTGTTTGGGGTATATTTTTTTGCAAGAATATGGTTTGATAGTAAAATTGCTATGTACTCTATCATCGCTATAATTTCCACGAACATTGTCCACTATTATTTACTTGTTTATGTTGAACCAAATTTTATCGGTTTTTACTTTTTCTTGGTCATGTTAACTCTAACTTTCTCTTATATTAACGACAATGAGCTTAGACGTGGAATAATCTTTTATAAAATACTCGGGGTTATTATTGGAACAGCATCTATATTCTTCCATCCCTACTCTTTTCAAAACTATGTGCTAGTAATTACAGTATACATCGTGCTAAAGACAGGTCTAAAGACAAGTAAACTTCTTCAAAGAAGTGTTGGAGAGACAATCTTTGTTTATCTCATTATCCCACTACTTTTTTATGCTGTTCTCAATCCCTATTTCACTGAAATCCTTGTTCGAGGAATTGAAGCTAAGGGAGCATACTTTTTTAATGTATCAACAAGCCATGATAATTGGACATTCTTTAAGTTCATGTGGAAGTGGGCGACTATTAGGAACAACAACTATGCTGAGGTTCTTTTCATTATCTTAGGATTTACCTACTATTTACTCAAAAAGTCATCGAAAAAACCTGAAATTCTTTCAATTTATATATTCATTCTATTTGTTGTTTTATTAAATATAGATAAACTTACACTCAACATGCCCATTCCGTTTTACAGTGCTGCAGCTATGGAAAGGCAGTTTCTGTGGACCGTGCCATTGTTTCCTGTACTAGTTGGTACCGGCATGGGAAGTCTATCACTTCTTCTGAACTATTTTAGGAGTAGTCTCAAAAATAAACTTGTAAGAGGTATTTCGGTGTTTATTTACACACTGATTATTGCATCCTTTTTTTTAATTCCAGCTTATGGAACAGCTAGAGACATTGTTTCAGCCGAAGCAAACTTCTATGTAACCCCTGATGTGATTGAGGATTTCAACTGGATTTCAACCCATTACAGTTCAACGTCCATCTTAGGATCTTGTCATTCTGATTCATCACCATGGTTACCTTTTTTTGAGGGGACAAATTACACTCTCCTTTCGGAACCGTATTTCAGGAAATGCCATATCGGGAGCAAAACAATAGAAAGGTTTGTAGAAGAGGTTCTATCTAAAAATAAGACATTACCTAATACCCTTGCTTTTATAGATACCAACGCACCCAGTTTAAATCCTCTAGAGTTTGCTAAGAGGTACTCTCTTCTTAGGATAAACGGAAATGACTGGATTTTTGATTTATCATCTCATAATCTTTCTAAAAATGAAAAAGTTATCCTCGATAATCTTCGTTTATGCTCCAGCACGCTTCCCGGAGACGTTTATAAATTTGGTAAATATTATGTTTGGGGATTTACCAAGAAATATTTTTACGTTGAATATTTTGCATTCAATGGACTATACGTGGCTTGGCTTTCAGGGAAGACGGGAATAATAGCATTTAATCCATGCAAAAACTATGATAAAATATACCTCACTCTCTTTGCATCTACAAAAATGGAAATTAATGTAAGTATCAACGGAAAGAGAGTATTAACCCAAGAGTTAAATAGAGGACTTAACGTTGTCAAAATTAGTGCAATTATTCAAAAAAATTCCTTAAACACAATAGAAATAACTAAATCCTTAGGAGTGCTCATGGTGTATAGAATTAAAATGGGGTGA
- the prf1 gene encoding peptide chain release factor aRF-1, giving the protein MSHKSAEMYELKKKVEELKSYRGRATELVSLYIPAGYDINKVMQQLREEYGTAQNIKSKSTRKNVLGALERAMQHLKLYRKTPENGLALFVGNVSEQEGVSDIRLWAIVPPEPLKVRLYRCDQTFVTEPLEEMLRVKDAYGLITVEKNEATIGLLRGKRIEVIDELTSNVPGKTRAGGQSARRYERIREQETHEFMKRIGEHANKAFLPLLEKGELKGIIIGGPGPTKEEFVEGDYLHHELKKKIIGVVDISYHGEYGLRELVEKASDILRDHEAVKERKLIQDFFKHLVKDTGMITYGEKEVRQALELGAVDTLLISEGYDKVRVRVKCNNCGWSEEKTMSEQEFHVYKKKLTHCPKCGSQNLSFEKWDVAEELIKMAEEAGSNVEIISLDTEEGQQFYKAFGGLGAFLRYKIH; this is encoded by the coding sequence ATGTCTCACAAATCAGCTGAGATGTACGAACTGAAAAAGAAGGTCGAGGAGCTCAAAAGCTATCGAGGTCGTGCCACCGAACTGGTAAGCCTATACATTCCAGCTGGCTACGACATAAACAAGGTCATGCAACAGTTGAGGGAAGAGTACGGAACGGCACAGAACATCAAGAGCAAATCAACTCGAAAGAACGTTCTTGGCGCGTTAGAAAGGGCCATGCAACACCTCAAGCTGTATCGAAAGACTCCCGAGAACGGCCTCGCTCTCTTCGTTGGCAACGTCAGCGAGCAAGAGGGTGTTAGCGACATAAGACTCTGGGCTATAGTTCCGCCGGAACCCCTCAAGGTCCGCCTTTATCGCTGTGACCAGACCTTTGTCACAGAACCGCTCGAAGAGATGCTCCGCGTAAAAGATGCCTATGGGCTAATAACGGTCGAGAAAAACGAGGCTACGATAGGGCTCCTTCGGGGGAAGCGCATAGAGGTTATAGACGAGCTTACCTCGAACGTTCCCGGAAAGACTAGAGCAGGTGGTCAGTCGGCGAGGCGTTATGAGCGCATTAGGGAGCAGGAAACCCACGAGTTCATGAAGCGCATAGGAGAACACGCCAACAAGGCCTTCCTACCGCTCCTTGAAAAGGGCGAGCTCAAGGGAATAATCATCGGCGGTCCCGGGCCGACGAAGGAGGAGTTCGTTGAGGGGGACTACCTCCACCACGAGCTCAAAAAGAAAATCATCGGCGTCGTTGACATAAGCTACCATGGCGAATACGGTCTCAGGGAGCTCGTTGAGAAGGCCAGCGACATACTCAGAGACCATGAAGCAGTGAAGGAGAGAAAGCTCATCCAGGACTTCTTCAAGCACCTCGTCAAAGATACTGGCATGATAACCTACGGTGAGAAGGAGGTAAGGCAGGCCCTCGAGCTCGGAGCCGTTGATACCCTCCTCATAAGCGAGGGCTACGACAAAGTTCGGGTGAGAGTCAAGTGCAACAACTGTGGCTGGAGCGAGGAAAAGACAATGAGCGAGCAGGAGTTCCACGTCTACAAGAAGAAGCTAACGCACTGCCCCAAGTGTGGAAGCCAGAACCTGAGTTTTGAAAAGTGGGACGTTGCCGAGGAGCTCATCAAGATGGCAGAGGAGGCCGGCTCAAACGTTGAAATAATCTCCCTAGACACTGAGGAGGGCCAGCAGTTCTACAAGGCCTTTGGTGGATTGGGAGCTTTCCTCAGGTACAAGATTCATTGA
- a CDS encoding arginine--tRNA ligase, with protein MAYREIQEKARLALRKALDEMLTEVGKEWDGEITFDDTPSIELGDFGTALAFQLARVFRKAPKLIAEELVKRIGENLPEGVREVKAVNGYINFYLDYSYFGNALIKEILEKRESYGESETGRGKKVIVEHTSVNPTKPLHMGHARNAVLGDTMARIMRKLGYTVEVQNYIDDLGVQFAQVLWGYLNLKEEFERIESELREKGLKEDFIDHIMGLLYVEVNKKIEENSNVDREVRELMKKLEEGDNEIAEIGRKLAERVVKAQMLTTYRMGIAYDLLSWESDIMRSGIFKEAYELIEKNENFFWAEEGKYKGAFVMDLRKLFPDMKNPFLVLRRSDGTATYTGKDIAYHLWKFGKVKSDMLYKVWDRRENHETWTTAPDGEGMPGRFGRADIVINVIGAEQRHPQMAIKYALQLLGFEESAKNFHHLAYEHVVREEGKFSGRKGTWVGFTVDEVLNEAVQRARELVEQKNPSLSEEEKDEIAEAVGVGAVRFNLVKYSPDKIITFRWDDVLNFEGESAPYIQYAHARCASIIRKAEESGIETDWRALLEKADFSKLTNREKELIKLLAKFPEVIEQAGRDIKPHLIPAYLNELASLFNRFYMDHPVLKAEEGIREERLLLVLAVKQVLRNGLDVLGIEAPEKM; from the coding sequence ATGGCCTATAGGGAAATTCAGGAGAAGGCGAGGCTCGCGCTCAGGAAGGCACTCGACGAGATGCTTACCGAGGTAGGAAAGGAGTGGGACGGCGAGATAACCTTCGACGATACGCCGAGCATCGAGCTTGGGGATTTTGGAACCGCCCTAGCTTTCCAGCTCGCGAGGGTCTTCAGGAAAGCTCCGAAGCTCATAGCGGAGGAACTGGTTAAACGAATCGGTGAGAACCTTCCCGAAGGAGTAAGGGAAGTTAAGGCCGTGAACGGCTACATAAACTTCTACCTCGACTACTCCTACTTTGGAAATGCCCTCATAAAGGAAATCCTTGAGAAACGTGAATCTTACGGTGAGAGCGAGACTGGAAGGGGCAAAAAGGTAATCGTTGAACACACCTCCGTTAATCCAACGAAACCACTCCACATGGGGCACGCGAGGAACGCCGTTCTCGGCGACACTATGGCGAGGATTATGAGGAAGCTCGGCTACACCGTCGAGGTTCAGAACTACATAGACGACCTTGGGGTGCAGTTTGCGCAGGTTCTCTGGGGATACCTCAACCTCAAGGAGGAATTCGAGAGGATTGAGTCTGAACTCCGTGAAAAGGGCCTCAAGGAGGACTTCATAGACCACATCATGGGCCTGCTCTACGTCGAGGTGAACAAAAAAATTGAGGAGAACTCCAATGTAGATAGGGAAGTCCGCGAGCTGATGAAGAAGCTGGAAGAGGGCGATAACGAGATAGCCGAGATTGGAAGGAAACTGGCCGAGAGAGTTGTCAAAGCCCAAATGCTCACTACCTATCGGATGGGCATAGCCTATGATTTACTCAGCTGGGAGAGCGACATAATGAGGAGCGGAATCTTCAAGGAAGCCTACGAGCTCATCGAAAAGAACGAGAACTTCTTCTGGGCCGAGGAGGGAAAATACAAGGGAGCCTTCGTGATGGATTTGAGGAAGCTCTTCCCAGACATGAAGAACCCGTTTTTGGTCCTCAGGAGGAGCGACGGAACTGCCACATACACGGGCAAGGACATAGCCTATCACCTCTGGAAGTTCGGCAAGGTGAAGTCAGATATGCTGTATAAGGTCTGGGACAGGCGGGAAAACCACGAGACCTGGACGACCGCACCGGATGGGGAGGGGATGCCGGGCAGGTTTGGAAGGGCCGATATAGTTATCAATGTAATTGGAGCAGAGCAGAGGCATCCGCAAATGGCGATAAAATATGCCCTACAATTGCTCGGCTTCGAGGAAAGCGCGAAGAACTTCCACCACTTAGCTTACGAGCACGTTGTCCGTGAAGAGGGCAAGTTCTCAGGCAGGAAGGGAACGTGGGTCGGATTTACAGTTGATGAAGTCCTCAATGAAGCCGTCCAGAGGGCGAGGGAATTAGTTGAACAAAAGAACCCCAGCTTAAGTGAGGAGGAAAAGGACGAGATAGCGGAAGCGGTTGGCGTTGGGGCGGTGCGCTTCAACCTCGTCAAGTACAGCCCTGATAAGATAATCACCTTCCGCTGGGATGATGTTCTCAACTTCGAAGGCGAGAGCGCTCCCTACATCCAGTACGCCCACGCCCGCTGTGCCTCCATAATCAGGAAGGCCGAGGAAAGCGGAATCGAAACGGACTGGAGGGCTCTCCTTGAGAAAGCCGACTTTTCGAAGCTCACCAACCGCGAGAAGGAACTGATAAAGCTCCTCGCCAAATTCCCGGAGGTTATAGAGCAGGCCGGGAGGGACATCAAGCCCCACCTGATTCCCGCCTACCTCAACGAACTCGCTTCGCTTTTCAACAGGTTCTACATGGACCACCCTGTGCTTAAAGCTGAGGAAGGCATAAGAGAGGAACGCCTGTTGCTCGTTTTAGCCGTCAAGCAGGTTCTCAGGAACGGTCTGGATGTCCTCGGCATAGAGGCCCCGGAGAAGATGTGA
- a CDS encoding lipoate protein ligase C-terminal domain-containing protein gives MKHHVGEHKAKKGLIRIEFDEENGIAEHVKITGDFFMHPEEALHELEQKLEGHRLEELEYLIDEFFAMRLDVEMPYVNVEDFKIALKKAIKG, from the coding sequence ATGAAGCACCACGTCGGCGAGCACAAGGCCAAGAAGGGCCTCATAAGGATTGAGTTTGACGAAGAAAATGGCATAGCTGAGCACGTCAAAATTACCGGAGACTTTTTCATGCACCCTGAGGAAGCCCTTCATGAGCTTGAGCAGAAGCTTGAGGGACACAGGCTGGAGGAGCTTGAGTATCTGATTGATGAATTCTTTGCGATGAGGCTCGACGTGGAGATGCCCTACGTCAACGTCGAGGACTTCAAGATAGCCCTCAAGAAAGCCATCAAAGGGTGA
- a CDS encoding stage II sporulation protein M, whose protein sequence is MNAKKIFSLLLLTFGVGIVFGVAYAYAQPERAGEYVLKLANELGGLSPNPFDNFIKIFTHNASVALLVLVSGLFFGLGPWVMMFFNGAVVGVVAGVFVGHGFPVEKIVLGLAPHGVVEIPAFVLAGTAGVLWYKSIRNSEEPAKGFKEGMKTALKLYGLTLIMLLLAAFIEAYITPKVAGL, encoded by the coding sequence GTGAATGCAAAGAAAATCTTCAGTCTGCTTTTGCTGACCTTTGGTGTTGGGATAGTTTTCGGCGTTGCCTATGCCTACGCTCAGCCTGAAAGAGCGGGTGAATACGTTCTCAAGCTGGCCAACGAGCTCGGTGGCCTCTCGCCGAATCCATTCGATAACTTCATCAAAATATTTACCCACAATGCAAGTGTTGCGCTCCTTGTCTTGGTCTCTGGATTGTTTTTCGGCTTGGGGCCTTGGGTGATGATGTTTTTCAACGGTGCCGTTGTTGGGGTTGTCGCAGGGGTTTTTGTCGGACATGGCTTTCCCGTTGAGAAAATTGTTCTGGGCCTAGCTCCTCATGGAGTAGTTGAAATCCCTGCCTTTGTTCTGGCCGGAACAGCTGGGGTTCTCTGGTACAAGAGCATAAGAAACTCGGAGGAACCGGCGAAAGGATTTAAGGAGGGAATGAAAACGGCGTTGAAGCTCTACGGTTTAACGCTTATCATGCTCTTACTTGCGGCTTTCATTGAGGCTTACATAACCCCCAAGGTTGCCGGCCTCTGA